One window from the genome of Entelurus aequoreus isolate RoL-2023_Sb linkage group LG04, RoL_Eaeq_v1.1, whole genome shotgun sequence encodes:
- the LOC133648104 gene encoding protocadherin beta-15-like, with protein sequence MAHTRRMDHRCSFIFFFVLLDCAHGDLSYSVQEELKRGSIIGNIAKDLGLEVGKLSARKPRVDMERNDKQYCGINLRTGDLMVADRIDREEHCAEKPSCVLRFDLLLENPLELHRLSLQVQDVNDNVPIFPNDVVRLEIRESAVKGAKYRLNAAHDADISTNSVQSYILQRNANFVFHIQTTNSGSKYGELILDKELDREEQQELKLLLTAVDGGSPPRSGTVVIHIIVLDANDNAPVFTQAVYTSSVKEGAALKTPVITVSASDADEGVNGEVTYRFSRMSVKSRNIFSLSDKTGGIFVTGEIDYEEGSTHEVYVEAKDGYGLSTETKVVININDVNDNAPVINLKSLSNPVPENVSPGTEVGIINVQDRDSEMNGRVRCSLQQNVPFKLVPSIKNYYSLVTTGQLDRELVSDYNITISATDEGSPPLSSSKSLHLSVADINDNPPVFEEQSYSAYVSENNKAGSTLCSVSARDPDWRQNGTVIYSLLATEVNSAPVSSYVSVNGDTGVIHAVRSFDYEHLRSFKVHVMARDNGSPPLSSNVSVSVFISDVNDNSPQILYPSPEGNSFMTELVPKAAHGGSVVSKVIAVDADSGQNAWLSYHIVKSTDPGLFTIGLHSGEIRTQRDISESDSMKQNLIVAVKDNGQPPLSATCSMYLLISDNLAEVPELKDISYEEKNSKLTSYLIIALVSVSTFFLTFIIIVLGVRFCRRRKPRLLFDGAVAIPSAYLPPNYADVDGTGTLRSTYNYDAYLTTGSRTSDFKFVSSYNDNTLPADQTLRKSPSDFVDELHDSFDPLEVGPFCHFMTMPE encoded by the coding sequence ATGGCGCACACACGACGCATGGATCACAGATGCAGCTTCATCTTTTTCTTTGTTCTGCTCGATTGCGCACACGGGGACCTGAGCTATTCTGTACAAGAGGAGCTGAAACGTGGATCTATCATTGGAAATATCGCCAAGGATCTCGGATTGGAGGTGGGGAAACTGTCTGCTCGCAAGCCTCGTGTCGACATGGAAAGAAATGACAAACAGTATTGCGGAATAAACCTCCGGACAGGAGATTTAATGGTTGCTGACAGGATCGACCGAGAGGAGCATTGCGCTGAAAAACCTTCATGTGTTCTAAGATTCGATCTGCTGCTGGAGAATCCTTTGGAACTACACAGGTTGTCTCTGCAAGTGCAGGACGTGAATGACAATGTGCCGATTTTCCCTAATGATGTTGTGAGGCTGGAAATTCGTGAGTCTGCTGTCAAAGGAGCTAAATACCGCCTTAATGCAGCACATGATGCAGATATCAGCACAAATTCTGTTCAAAGCTACATTTTACAACGAAATGCTAATTTTGTGTTCCATATTCAGACGACCAATTCTGGCAGTAAATACGGTGAACTGATTTTGGATAAGGAATTAGACAGAGAAGAACAGCAGGAATTAAAATTACTCCTTACAGCAGTGGATGGTGGTTCTCCTCCCAGATCTGGTACAGTAGTCATACATATCATTGTACTTGATGCTAATGACAACGCCCCAGTTTTTACTCAGGCTGTTTATACGTCATCTGTCAAAGAAGGCGCTGCACTTAAAACACCAGTTATTACTGTGAGTGCATCAGATGCAGACGAGGGTGTAAATGGCGAAGTAACCTACCGGTTCAGCAGAATGTCTGTTAAATCACGAAATATTTTTTCTCTCAGTGATAAAACTGGAGGTATATTTGTTACAGGCGAGATTGATTATGAAGAGGGATCAACGCATGAAGTGTATGTCGAAGCTAAAGATGGTTATGGACTTTCTACTGAGACAAAAGTTGTAATTAATATAAATGATGTAAATGACAACGCTCCTGTGATCAATTTAAAGTCATTGTCTAATCCAGTACCAGAGAATGTGTCACCTGGTACAGAGGTGGGCATCATTAATGTTCAGGACAGAGACTCTGAGATGAATGGACGGGTACGCTGCTCCCTTCAACAAAATGTCCCCTTTAAGTTAGTTCCTTCTATTAAAAACTATTATTCTCTGGTGACTACTGGACAACTGGACCGTGAACTAGTGTCTGATTACAACATTACAATCAGTGCCACTGACGAGGGCTCTCCTCCTCTGTCCTCCTCTAAAAGTCTCCACTTATCTGTAGCAGACATCAACGACAACCCACCTGTGTTTGAGGAACAGTCCTACAGTGCATATGTGAGTGAAAATAACAAAGCAGGCTCCACTTTATGTTCCGTTAGTGCTCGAGACCCCGACTGGAGACAGAATGGTACCGTGATTTATTCTCTATTAGCCACTGAGGTGAACAGTGCCCCGGTGTCCTCCTATGTATCTGTTAACGGAGACACAGGTGTGATCCACGCTGTCAGGTCGTTTGATTATGAACACCTGAGGAGTTTTAAAGTCCACGTCATGGCCAGAGACAACGGTTCTCCTCCGCTGAGCAGCAACGTGAGCGTCAGTGTGTTCATATCGGATGTGAATGACAACTCTCCTCAGATACTGTACCCCTCCCCAGAGGGTAACTCCTTCATGACCGAGCTGGTCCCCAAAGCTGCACACGGAGGCTCTGTGGTGTCCAAAGTGATAGCGGTGGACGCAGACTCCGGACAGAACGCCTGGCTGTCCTATCATATAGTCAAGTCCACTGATCCGGGACTTTTCACCATTGGTCTCCACAGTGGAGAGATCAGGACCCAGCGGGACATTTCTGAATCTGACAGCATGAAACAGaacctgattgtggcagtgaaaGATAACGGACAGCCCCCTCTCTCTGCCACCTGCtccatgtatttacttatttctgACAACTTGGCTGAGGTGCCAGAACTGAAGGACATTTCTTACGAGGAGAAGAATTCCAAACTGACGTCTTATCTGATCATCGCGCTGGTGTCTGTGTCCACCTTCTTTCTGACCTTCATCATCATCGTCCTGGGTGTGAGGTTTTGTCGCAGGAGAAAGCCCAGACTGTTGTTTGATGGAGCAGTTGCCATCCCCAGCGCGTATCTGCCTCCTAATTACGCAGATGTTGACGGCACAGGAACTTTACGCAGCACCTACAACTATGACGCCTACTTGACAACAGGTTCTAGAACCAGTGACTTTAAGTTTGTGTCTTCTTACAATGACAACACGCTGCCTGCTGACCAGACTCTGAGGAAAAGTCCTTCTGACTTTGTTGATGAGCTTCATGATTCTTTCGACCCTTTGGAGGTAGGACCCTTTTGCCATTTTATGACAATGCCTGAATAA
- the LOC133648105 gene encoding protocadherin gamma-A4-like, with amino-acid sequence MAHTRRMDHRCSFIFFFVLLDCAHGDLSYSVQEELKRGSIIGNIAKDLGLEVGKLSARKPRVDMERNDKQYCGINLRTGDLMVADRIDREEHCAEKPSCVLRFDLLLENPLELHRLSLQVQDVNDNVPIFPNDVVRLEIRESAVKGAKYRLNAAHDADISTNSVQSYILQRNANFVFHIQTTNSGSKYGELILDKELDREEQQELKLLLTAVDGGSPPRSGTVVIHIIVLDANDNAPVFTQAVYTSSVKEGAALKTPVITVSASDADEGVNGEVTYRFSRMSVKSRNIFSLSDKTGGIFVTGEIDYEEGSTHEVYVEAKDGYGLSTETKVVININDVNDNAPVINLKSLSNPVPENVSPGTEVGIINVQDRDSEMNGRVRCSLQQNVPFKLVPSIKNYYSLVTTGQLDRELVSDYNITISATDEGSPPLSSSKSLHLSVADINDNPPVFEEQSYSAYVSENNKAGSTLCSVSARDPDWRQNGTVIYSLLATEVNGAPVSSYVSVNGDTGVIHAVRSFDYEHLRSFKVHVMARDNGSPPLSSNVSVSVFISDVNDNSPQILYPSPEGNSFMTELVPKAAHGGSVVSKVIAVDADSGQNAWLSYHIVKSTDPGLFTIGLHSGEIRTQRDISESDSMKQNLIVAVKDNGQPPLSATCSMYLLISDNLAEVPELKDISYEEKNSKLTSYLIIALVSVSTFFLTFIIIVLGVRFCRRRKPRLLFDGAVAIPSAYLPPNYADVDGTGTLRSTYNYDAYLTTGSRTSDFKFVSSYNDNTLPADQTLKKSPSDFDNDLPHSFDLLEVK; translated from the exons ATGGCGCACACACGACGCATGGATCACAGATGCAGCTTCATCTTTTTCTTTGTTCTGCTCGATTGCGCACACGGGGACCTGAGCTATTCTGTACAAGAGGAGCTGAAACGTGGATCTATCATTGGAAATATCGCCAAGGATCTCGGATTGGAGGTGGGGAAACTGTCTGCTCGCAAGCCTCGTGTCGACATGGAAAGAAATGACAAACAGTATTGCGGAATAAACCTCCGGACAGGAGATTTAATGGTTGCTGACAGGATCGACCGAGAGGAGCATTGCGCTGAAAAACCTTCATGTGTTCTAAGATTCGATCTGCTGCTGGAGAATCCTTTGGAACTACACAGGTTGTCTCTGCAAGTGCAGGACGTGAATGACAATGTGCCGATTTTCCCTAATGATGTTGTGAGGCTGGAAATTCGTGAGTCTGCTGTCAAAGGAGCTAAATACCGCCTTAATGCAGCACATGATGCAGATATCAGCACAAATTCTGTTCAAAGCTACATTTTACAACGAAATGCTAATTTTGTGTTCCATATTCAGACGACCAATTCTGGCAGTAAATACGGTGAACTGATTTTGGATAAGGAATTAGACAGAGAAGAACAGCAGGAATTAAAATTACTCCTTACAGCAGTGGATGGTGGTTCTCCTCCCAGATCTGGTACAGTAGTCATACATATCATTGTACTTGATGCTAATGACAACGCCCCAGTTTTTACTCAGGCTGTTTATACGTCATCTGTCAAAGAAGGCGCTGCACTTAAAACACCAGTTATTACTGTGAGTGCATCAGATGCAGACGAGGGTGTAAATGGCGAAGTAACCTACCGGTTCAGCAGAATGTCTGTTAAATCACGAAATATTTTTTCTCTCAGTGATAAAACTGGAGGTATATTTGTTACAGGCGAGATTGATTATGAAGAGGGATCAACGCATGAAGTGTATGTCGAAGCTAAAGATGGTTATGGACTTTCTACTGAGACAAAAGTTGTAATTAATATAAATGATGTAAATGACAACGCTCCTGTGATCAATTTAAAGTCATTGTCTAATCCAGTACCAGAGAATGTGTCACCTGGTACAGAGGTGGGCATCATTAATGTTCAGGACAGAGACTCTGAGATGAATGGACGGGTACGCTGCTCCCTTCAACAAAATGTCCCCTTTAAGTTAGTTCCTTCTATTAAAAACTATTATTCTCTGGTGACTACTGGACAACTGGACCGTGAACTAGTGTCTGATTACAACATTACAATCAGTGCCACTGACGAGGGCTCTCCTCCTCTGTCCTCCTCTAAAAGTCTCCACTTATCTGTAGCAGACATCAACGACAACCCACCTGTGTTTGAGGAACAGTCCTACAGCGCATATGTGAGTGAAAATAACAAAGCTGGATCCACTTTATGTTCTGTCAGTGCTCGAGACCCTGACTGGAGACAGAACGGTACCGTGATTTATTCTCTGTTAGCCACTGAGGTGAACGGTGCCCCGGTGTCCTCCTATGTGTCTGTTAATGGAGACACAGGTGTGATCCACGCTGTCAGGTCATTTGATTATGAACACTTGAGGAGTTTTAAAGTCCACGTCATGGCCAGAGACAACGGTTCTCCTCCACTGAGCAGCAACGTGAGCGTCAGTGTGTTCATATCGGATGTGAATGACAACTCTCCTCAGATACTGTACCCCTCCCCAGAGGGTAACTCCTTCATGACAGAGCTGGTCCCCAAAGCTGCACACGGAGGCTCTGTGGTGTCCAAAGTGATAGCGGTGGACGCAGACTCCGGACAGAACGCCTGGCTGTCCTATCATATAGTCAAGTCCACTGATCCGGGACTTTTCACCATTGGTCTCCACAGTGGAGAGATCAGGACCCAGCGGGACATTTCTGAATCTGACAGCATGAAACAGaacctgattgtggcagtgaaaGATAACGGACAGCCCCCTCTCTCTGCCACCTGCtccatgtatttacttatttctgACAACTTGGCTGAGGTGCCAGAACTGAAGGACATTTCTTATGAGGAGAAGAATTCCAAACTGACGTCTTACCTGATCATTGCGCTGGTGTCTGTGTCCACCTTCTTTCTGACCTTCATCATCATCGTCCTGGGTGTGAGGTTTTGTCGCAGGAGAAAGCCCAGACTGTTGTTTGATGGAGCAGTTGCCATCCCCAGCGCGTATCTGCCTCCTAATTACGCAGATGTTGACGGCACAGGAACTTTACGCAGCACCTACAACTATGACGCCTACTTGACAACAGGTTCTAGAACCAGTGACTTTAAGTTTGTGTCTTCTTACAATGACAACACGCTGCCTGCTGATCAGACTCTGAAGAAAAGTCCTTCTGACTTTGATAATGATCTTCCTCATTCTTTTGACCTTTTGGAG GTGAagtaa
- the LOC133648106 gene encoding protocadherin beta-16-like, whose product MKNKRFVSCGYCLAFLFHFLHIVNGDLSYSVPEEMKRGSVIGNIAKDFGLNLGQLFARKARINSVDNNVQHCGINLNNGDLIVQERIDREGLCGKKASCVLKQEFVLENPLELHQINIRVLDVNDNSPQFNEDSVKLEIQESAVKGARFLLGEAHDGDIGENAVQSYTLQQNNHFKLNVNTKPGGRKYCELVLDKELDREDTKDIMLSLTAYDGGSPQRSGTVVIHVTVLDANDNVPVFSQTVYKASLSENSPLDTLVITVSASDADEGLNSEITYAFDHVSDDNINVFTLHPKTGAVRVAGVVDYEKMSSYEMQISAKDGLGLVSYSTLYIDLTDVNDNTPVILLNTLSNPVPENVSPGTEVGIINVQDRDSEQNGQVRCSIEQNVPFKLVSSMKNYYSLVTTGQLDRELVSDYNITISATDEGSPPLSSSKSLQLSVADINDNPPVFEEQSYSAYVSENNKAGSTLCSVSARDPDWRQNGTVIYSLLAAEVNGAPVSSYVSVNGDTGVIHAFRSFDYEHLRSFKVHVMARDNGSPPLSSNVSVSVFISDVNDNSPQILYPSPEGNSFMTELVPKAAHGGSVVSKVIAVDADSGQNAWLSYHIVKSTDPGLFTISLHSGEIRTQRDISESDSMKQYLIVAVKDNGQPPLSATCSMYLLISDNLAEVPELKDISYEEKNSKLTSYLIIALVSVSTFFLTFIIIVLGVRFCRRRKPRLLFDGAVAIPSAYLPPNYADVDGTGTLRSTYNYDAYLTTGSRTSDFKFVSSYNDNTLPADQTLRKSPFDFVDDLHDSFDPLEHQS is encoded by the exons ATGAAGAACAAAAGATTTGTGTCCTGTGGCTACTGCCTCGCCTTTCTTTTTCATTTCCTTCACATCGTCAATGGAGACTTGAGCTACTCTGTACCAGAGGAGATGAAACGTGGATCTGTAATTGGGAATATCGCCAAGGATTTTGGACTCAATTTGGGCCAGTTATTTGCTCGTAAAGCACGTATTAATTCTGTGGACAACAACGTTCAGCACTGCGGCATCAACCTCAACAATGGTGACTTGATTGTTCAGGAGAGGATTGACAGAGAAGGGCTTTGTGGCAAAAAGGCTTCATGTGTTCTCAAACAAGAATTTGTGCTGGAAAATCCATTAGAGCTGCATCAAATTAATATCCGTGTTTTAGATGTTAATGATAATTCACCACAGTTTAATGAAGATTCAGTTAAATTAGAAATTCAGGAATCGGCGGTCAAGGGTGCTCGCTTTCTTCTCGGGGAAGCACATGATGGAGACATTGGTGAAAATGCTGTTCAAAGCTACACTTTACAGCAGAATAATCATTTCAAATTAAATGTAAACACTAAACCAGGTGGACGGAAGTACTGTGAATTGGTCTTAGACAAAGAATTAGATAGAGAAGATACAAAAGACATCATGCTCTCTCTGACTGCATATGATGGCGGCTCTCCTCAGAGATCAGGTACAGTAGTCATACATGTCACTGTGCTGGATGCTAATGATAATGTACCAGTGTTTAGTCAGACAGTCTATAAAGCCAGTCTGTCTGAAAACTCTCCTCTTGATACATTGGTGATCACAGTGAGTGCAAGTGATGCAGATGAAGGATTGAATAGTGAAATTACATATGCATTTGATCATGTTTCTGATGACAATATTAATGTATTTACATTGCATCCCAAAACTGGAGCTGTGAGAGTGGCTGGTGTTGTTGATTATGAGAAAATGTCATCCTATGAAATGCAAATAAGTGCTAAAGATGGTCTTGGATTAGTGTCTTATTCAACATTATATATTGATCTTACTGATGTAAATGACAATACTCCCGTTATATTGCTGAATACCCTGTCTAATCCAGTACCAGAGAATGTGTCACCTGGTACAGAGGTGGGCATCATTAATGTTCAGGACAGAGACTCTGAGCAGAATGGACAGGTCCGCTGCTCCATTGAACAAAATGTCCCCTTTAAGTTAGTTTCTTCTATGAAAAACTATTATTCTCTGGTGACTACTGGACAACTGGACCGTGAACTAGTGTCTGATTACAACATTACAATCAGTGCCACTGACGAGGGCTCTCCTCCTCTGTCCTCCTCTAAAAGTCTTCAATTATCTGTAGCAGACATCAACGACAACCCACCTGTGTTTGAGGAACAGTCCTACAGTGCATATGTGAGTGAAAATAATAAAGCTGGATCCACTTTATGTTCCGTTAGTGCTCGAGACCCCGACTGGAGACAGAACGGTACCGTGATTTATTCTCTGTTAGCTGCTGAGGTGAACGGTGCCCCGGTGTCCTCCTATGTATCTGTTAACGGAGACACAGGTGTGATCCACGCTTTCAGGTCATTTGATTACGAACACCTGAGGAGTTTTAAAGTCCACGTCATGGCCAGAGACAACGGTTCTCCTCCACTGAGCAGCAACGTGAGCGTCAGTGTGTTCATATCGGATGTGAATGACAACTCTCCTCAGATACTGTACCCCTCCCCAGAGGGTAACTCCTTCATGACAGAGCTGGTCCCCAAAGCTGCACACGGAGGCTCTGTGGTGTCCAAAGTGATAGCGGTGGACGCAGACTCCGGACAGAACGCCTGGCTGTCCTATCATATAGTCAAGTCCACTGATCCGGGACTTTTCACCATTAGTCTCCACAGTGGAGAGATCAGGACCCAGCGGGACATTTCTGAATCTGACAGCATGAAACAGTacctgattgtggcagtgaaaGATAACGGACAGCCCCCTCTCTCTGCCACCTGCtccatgtatttacttatttctgATAACTTGGCTGAGGTGCCAGAACTGAAGGACATTTCTTATGAAGAGAAGAATTCCAAACTGACGTCTTATCTGATCATCGCGCTGGTGTCTGTGTCCACCTTCTTTCTGACCTTCATCATCATCGTCCTGGGTGTGAGGTTTTGTCGCAGGAGAAAGCCCAGACTGTTGTTTGATGGAGCAGTTGCCATCCCCAGCGCGTATCTGCCTCCTAATTACGCAGATGTTGACGGCACAGGAACTTTACGCAGCACCTACAACTATGACGCCTACTTGACAACAGGTTCTAGAACCAGTGACTTCAAGTTTGTGTCTTCTTACAATGACAACACGCTGCCTGCTGACCAGACTCTGAGGAAAAGTCCTTTTGACTTTGTTGATGATCTTCATGATTCGTTTGACCCTCTGGAG CATCAATCATGA
- the LOC133648107 gene encoding protocadherin beta-16-like: MENKISVSCGFCLAFLFLFLHTINGDVSYSIPEEMKRGSVIGNIAKDLGLDLGQLSARKARIDPEDNNVQHCGINLNTGDLIVQERIDREGLCGKKASCVLKQEFVLENPLELHRINIRVVDINDNSPQFKEDSLKLEIQESAHKGARFLLGEAHDGDIGENAVQSYTLQQNDHFKLNVNTKTGGRKYCELVLDKELDREDEKDIMLSLTAYDGGSPQRSGTVVIHVTVLDANDNVPVFSQTVYKASLPENSPLDTLVITVSASDADEGLNSEILYEFDHVSDDNMNVFTLHPKTGDVRVAGVVDYEKMSSYEMQISAKDGLGLVSYSTLIIDLIDVNDNPPVINLKSLSNPVPENVSPGTEVGIINVQDKDSEMNGQVRCSIQENVPFKLVPSIKNYYSLVTTGQLDRELVSDYNITISATDEGSPPLSSSKSLHLSVADINDNPPVFEEQSYSAYVSENNKAGSTLCSVSARDSDWRQNGTVIYSLLAAEVNGAPVSSYVSVNGDTGVIHAVRSFDYEHLRSFKVHVMARDNGSPPLSSNVSVSVFISDVNDNSPQILYPSPEGNSFMTELVPKAAHGGSVVSKVIAVDADSGQNAWLSYHIVKSTDPGLFTIGLHSGEIRTQRDISESDSMKQNLIVAVKDNGQPPLSATCSMYLLISDNLAEVPELKDISYEEKNSKLTSYLIIALVSVSTFFLTFIIIVLGVRFCRRRKPRLLFDGAVAIPSAYLPPNYADVDGTGTLRSTYNYDAYLTTGSRTSDFKFVSSYNDNTLPADQTLRKSPSDFDDELHDSFDPLESSHL; this comes from the exons ATGGAGAACAAAATATCTGTGTCCTGTGGCTTCTGCCTCGCCTTTCTTTTCCTGTTCCTCCACACCATCAATGGAGACGTGAGCTACTCTATACCAGAAGAGATGAAACGTGGATCTGTCATTGGGAATATCGCCAAAGATTTGGGACTTGATTTGGGCCAGTTATCTGCTCGTAAGGCACGCATTGATCCTGAGGACAACAACGTTCAGCACTGCGGCATCAACCTCAACACTGGTGACCTGATTGTTCAGGAGCGGATTGACAGAGAAGGGCTTTGTGGCAAAAAGGCTTCATGTGTTCTTAAACAAGAATTTGTGCTTGAAAATCCATTAGAGCTGCATCGTATTAATATCCGTGTTGTAGATATTAATGATAATTCACCACAGTTCAAAGAGGATTCACTAAAATTAGAAATCCAAGAATCAGCACACAAAGGTGCTCGTTTTCTTCTCGGGGAAGCACATGATGGAGACATCGGAGAAAATGCTGTTCAAAGCTACACTTTGCAGCAAAATGATCATTTCAAATTAAATGTAAACACTAAAACAGGTGGACGGAAGTACTGTGAATTGGTCTTAGACAAAGAATTAGATAGAGAAGATGAAAAAGACATCATGCTCTCTCTGACTGCATATGATGGCGGCTCTCCTCAGAGATCAGGTACAGTAGTCATACATGTCACTGTGCTGGATGCTAATGATAATGTACCAGTGTTTAGTCAGACAGTCTATAAAGCCAGTCTGCCTGAAAACTCTCCTCTTGATACATTGGTGATCACAGTGAGTGCAAGTGATGCAGATGAAGGATTAAATAGTGAAATTTTATATGAATTTGATCATGTTTCTGATGACAATATGAATGTATTTACATTGCATCCCAAAACTGGAGATGTTAGAGTGGCTGGTGTTGTTGATTATGAGAAAATGTCATCATATGAAATGCAAATAAGTGCTAAAGATGGTCTTGGATTAGTGTCTTATTCAACATTAATTATTGATCTTATTGATGTAAATGACAACCCTCCTGTGATTAATTTAAAGTCACTGTCGAATCCAGTACCAGAGAATGTGTCACCTGGTACAGAAGTGGGCATCATTAATGTTCAGGACAAAGATTCTGAGATGAACGGACAAGTCCGCTGTTCCATTCAAGAAAATGTCCCCTTTAAGTTAGTTCCTTCTATTAAAAACTATTATTCTCTGGTGACTACTGGACAACTGGACCGTGAACTAGTGTCTGATTACAACATTACAATCAGTGCCACTGACGAGGGCTCTCCTCCTCTGTCCTCCTCTAAAAGTCTTCACTTATCTGTAGCAGACATCAACGACAACCCACCTGTGTTTGAGGAACAGTCCTACAGTGCATATGTGAGTGAAAATAACAAAGCTGGATCCACTTTATGTTCTGTTAGTGCTCGAGACTCCGACTGGAGACAGAACGGTACCGTGATTTATTCTCTGTTAGCTGCTGAGGTGAACGGTGCCCCGGTGTCCTCCTATGTGTCTGTTAATGGAGACACAGGTGTGATCCACGCTGTCAGGTCGTTTGATTATGAACACCTGAGGAGTTTTAAAGTCCACGTCATGGCCAGAGACAACGGTTCTCCTCCACTGAGCAGCAACGTGAGCGTCAGTGTGTTCATATCGGATGTGAATGACAACTCTCCTCAGATACTGTACCCCTCCCCAGAGGGTAACTCCTTCATGACCGAGCTGGTCCCCAAAGCTGCACACGGAGGCTCTGTGGTGTCCAAAGTGATAGCGGTGGACGCAGACTCCGGACAGAACGCCTGGCTGTCCTATCACATAGTCAAGTCCACTGATCCAGGACTTTTCACCATTGGTCTCCACAGTGGAGAGATCAGGACCCAGCGGGACATTTCTGAATCTGACAGCATGAAACAGaacctgattgtggcagtgaaaGATAACGGACAGCCCCCTCTCTCTGCCACCTGCtccatgtatttacttatttctgATAACTTGGCTGAGGTGCCAGAACTGAAGGATATTTCTTATGAGGAGAAGAATTCCAAACTGACGTCTTATCTGATCATCGCGCTGGTGTCTGTGTCCACCTTCTTTCTGACCTTCATCATCATCGTCCTGGGTGTGAGGTTTTGTCGCAGGAGAAAGCCCAGACTGTTGTTTGATGGAGCAGTTGCCATCCCCAGCGCGTATCTGCCTCCTAATTACGCAGATGTTGACGGCACAGGAACTTTACGCAGCACCTACAACTATGACGCCTACTTGACAACAGGTTCTAGAACCAGTGACTTTAAGTTTGTGTCTTCTTACAATGACAACACGCTGCCTGCTGACCAGACTCTGAGGAAAAGTCCTTCTGACTTTGATGATGAGCTTCATGATTCTTTCGACCCTTTGGAG TCAAGTCATCTCTGA